From Megalobrama amblycephala isolate DHTTF-2021 linkage group LG8, ASM1881202v1, whole genome shotgun sequence, the proteins below share one genomic window:
- the slc5a8l gene encoding sodium-coupled monocarboxylate transporter 1: protein MPGGGGPVATFSVWDYVVFAGLILFAAGIGLFQAIRGRKEASSEEFLLGGRQMTAVPVALSLTASFMSGITVIGTPAEAYMFGTPFWLFMFSYTIMSTISAEIFVPLFYRLGITSTYEYLEMRFNKLIRVIGTSMYIAQTALYTGMVIYAPALALNQITGLDLWGVLVATGAVCIIYCTLGGLKAVIWTDVFQMIIMLGGFVAVIARGAVLQGGLGRIWNDSYYGGRLETFSFDPDPLRRHSFWTIVVGGSLMWASMYSINQSQVQRYISCRTITHAKLSLYLNMVGLWVTVSLAMLSGLTMYSIYKDCDPFTNKDVGASDQLLPYLVMDILADFPGLPGLFVAAAYSGTLSTVSSSINALVAVTVSDFMKPAWPWLTERQLSWINMGMSVFFGAVCIGMAGVASMMGNILQAALSIFGMISGPLLGLYTLGIFFRCANSTGGLVGLISGLVITLWVGIGAQLYPPLPEKTLRLPLSVEGCIAQIVNETTTMTPFSTVLQTTTPQPRPALADNWYSLSYLYFCPVGILVTMITGLVVSAITGGCKQQKVRPELFIGKSDLICFRCRNSNSEVSDLIEKEPNHIQGLDSPVFYDNEIALKEKDQKEKITKF from the exons ATGCCGGGCGGCGGAGGACCAGTTGCGACGTTCTCAGTCTGGGACTATGTGGTGTTCGCCGGCTTGATTCTTTTTGCAGCCGGCATCGGCTTGTTCCAAGCCATCCGTGGACGCAAGGAGGCCAGCAGCGAAGAGTTTCTACTGGGTGGCCGGCAGATGACCGCGGTGCCTGTGGCTTTGTCCCTAACGGCTAGTTTTATGTCAGGGATCACTGTTATTGGCACTCCTGCAGAGGCGTACATGTTCGGCACACCGTTCTGGCTCTTTATGTTCTCTTACACCATCATGTCCACCATCAGTGCTGAAATCTTCGTGCCTCTGTTTTACCGCCTGGGCATCACCAGCACATATGAG TACTTGGAAATGCGTTTCAACAAGCTCATACGAGTGATTGGAACCAGCATGTATATTGCTCAAACC GCTTTATACACAGGCATGGTTATCTATGCCCCTGCACTTGCCCTTAATCAAA TCACAGGTCTGGATCTGTGGGGAGTGCTTGTGGCAACAGGGGCCGTCTGCATCATCTACTGCACCCTG GGAGGGCTGAAGGCAGTGATATGGACAGATGTGTTCCAGATGATCATCATGTTGGGTGGGTTTGTGGCGGTCATCGCTCGAGGGGCTGTGCTGCAGGGCGGACTCGGGAGGATCTGGAACGACAGCTACTATGGAGGACGTTTGGAAACATTCAG TTTTGATCCCGATCCTTTGAGGCGTCATAGTTTCTGGACAATCGTTGTTGGCGGCAGTCTGATGTGGGCGTCCATGTActcaatcaaccaatcacaggTGCAGCGCTACATTTCCTGTCGGACAATAACTCATGCCAAGCT ATCTCTGTATCTGAATATGGTGGGCTTATGGGTCACAGTGAGTTTGGCCATGCTCTCTGGTCTCACCATGTACTCTATCTATAAAGACTGTGATCCTTTCACCAATAAAGATGTAGGAGCTTCAGACCAG CTCCTCCCTTATCTGGTAATGGACATACTAGCAGATTTCCCAGGACTGCCAGGCTTGTTTGTGGCTGCAGCTTACAGTGGAACATTAAG TACGGTGTCATCGAGTATCAACGCTCTGGTGGCTGTCACAGTGTCAGACTTTATGAAACCAGCATGGCCCTGGCTGACAGAGAGACAGCTGTCCTGGATCAACATGGGCATGA GTGTATTCTTTGGAGCTGTATGCATTGGAATGGCTGGTGTTGCCTCCATGATGGGCAATATACTGCAG GCAGCTCTGTCCATATTTGGTATGATCAGTGGGCCTCTCTTGGGCCTTTATACCCTCGGCATCTTCTTCCGCTGTGCGAACTCCACT GGAGGCTTAGTTGGTTTGATTTCCGGCCTGGTCATAACGTTATGGGTGGGAATTGGAGCTCAGTTGTATCCTCCTTTACCTGAGAAGACCCTCCGCCTTCCTTTGAGTGTGGAAGGATGCATTGCACAGATTGTGAATGAAACCACCACTATGACACCATTCAGCACAGTCCTACAAACCACAACTCCACA GCCAAGACCAGCTTTGGCAGACAACTGGTATTCTCTGTCCTACCTGTACTTCTGTCCTGTGGGCATTCTGGTGACCATGATCACAGGACTAGTAGTTAGTGCAATCACAG gtGGCTGTAAACAGCAGAAAGTTCGGCCGGAGCTCTTTATTGGAAAGTCAGATCTCATCTGTTTTAGATGCAGAAACTCAAACTCAGAG gtGTCAGACTTGATTGAGAAAGAGCCAAACCACATCCAGGGTCTGGACAGTCCAGTTTTCTATGACAATGAAATTGCACTGAAAGAGAAAGACCAGAAGGAGAAGATCACAAAGTTTTAG
- the tshba gene encoding thyroid stimulating hormone subunit beta a has translation MSIVIFRVHFTLYSLWFSNRHPDTLPAIMSPLCVVGMLGLLMKIAAPMCAPTEYTIYIERQECNYCVAVNTTICMGFCFSRDSNVKELVGPRFLVQRGCTYQEVEYRTAILPGCPSYADPHFTYPVALSCHCSTCNTHSDECAHKTSNAARKCSKPVRHLYPDHEENSYIQPYWEQYE, from the exons ATGTCTATTGTGATTTTTAGAGttcattttacattatattcaCTGTGGTTCTCCAACAGACATCCTGATACACTGCCAGCTATAATGTCTCCTCTGTGTGTGGTTGGCATGCTGGGACTTTTGATGAAGATAGCAGCACCTATGTGTGCCCCCACTGAGTACACCATTTACATCGAGAGACAGGAGTGCAATTACTGTGTGGCTGTCAACACCACCATCTGCATGGGCTTCTGTTTCTCCAGG GACAGTAATGTGAAGGAGTTGGTGGGTCCTCGTTTCCTGGTTCAGAGGGGCTGCACCTATCAAGAAGTCGAGTACCGGACAGCCATCTTGCCTGGCTGTCCTTCATATGCAGACCCTCACTTCACCTATCCAGTTGCACTTAGTTGCCACTGCAGCACCTGTAACACCCACAGTGATGAATGTGCCCACAAAACCAGCAATGCTGCGAGGAAATGCTCCAAACCTGTCCGTCATCTGTACCCCGACCACGAGGAGAACAGCTACATCCAGCCATACTGGGAACAGTATGAATAA